Proteins from one Rhodoflexus caldus genomic window:
- a CDS encoding DUF423 domain-containing protein, with translation MNASFQKLFMAGAVAAALAVAIGAFGAHGLKPMLAASGRLETFETAVKYHFYHALGMMILAIWAKVAEQQTVTRAGWLLLAGTCIFSGSLYALCLLNIGWLGAITPVGGVLMIIGWAYAAWAAVRS, from the coding sequence ATGAACGCTTCGTTTCAGAAATTATTTATGGCAGGTGCTGTGGCTGCCGCTTTGGCGGTTGCCATTGGGGCATTTGGTGCGCACGGGCTCAAACCTATGCTGGCAGCAAGCGGCAGGCTGGAAACTTTTGAAACAGCAGTCAAGTATCATTTCTACCATGCCTTAGGCATGATGATATTGGCAATATGGGCAAAAGTAGCCGAACAACAGACAGTAACACGCGCCGGATGGTTGTTGCTGGCCGGCACGTGTATTTTTTCCGGTTCGCTGTACGCGCTTTGTCTGTTGAACATTGGCTGGTTAGGCGCCATAACGCCTGTGGGTGGTGTGCTTATGATTATTGGCTGGGCATATGCTGCATGGGCGGCAGTCCGTTCTTAG
- a CDS encoding PhoH family protein produces the protein MVEKVIQLEDVSLVDFFGAENSNLRHIAQAFPHTKIISRGSELRIQGNNAEIVRINELINGLLEYYNKFGKVTPDNIEAYLNEHKDEWAIRKDADETILYGVRGEAIKPRTANQRKLVEAAMNNDMVFALGPAGTGKTFLAVALAVRALKNKQVKKIVITRPAVEAGENLGFLPGDLKEKIDPYLRPVYDALEDLIPAEKLKFYQERNIIEIAPIAFMRGRTLNHAFILIDEAQNTTAMQMKMILTRLGPHSQMIITGDRSQIDLPRKQRSGLVEALKILQGIEGIGIVELHERDVVRHKLVKKIIAAYDRYEKKSDEEETD, from the coding sequence TTGGTAGAAAAAGTCATTCAACTGGAAGATGTTTCACTTGTAGATTTCTTTGGTGCAGAAAACAGCAATTTGCGCCACATTGCACAAGCCTTCCCGCATACAAAAATTATTTCCAGAGGCAGCGAACTGCGCATACAAGGCAACAACGCCGAGATTGTTCGCATCAATGAACTTATCAACGGCTTGCTGGAATACTACAACAAGTTTGGCAAGGTTACGCCTGATAACATAGAGGCCTACCTCAACGAGCATAAAGACGAATGGGCAATTCGCAAAGATGCGGACGAAACCATTCTATACGGCGTACGCGGCGAAGCCATTAAGCCCCGCACTGCCAACCAGCGCAAGTTGGTAGAGGCAGCCATGAATAATGATATGGTTTTTGCGCTCGGCCCGGCCGGAACAGGTAAAACTTTCTTGGCAGTAGCATTAGCAGTACGCGCCTTGAAAAACAAGCAAGTAAAAAAAATTGTTATCACGCGCCCTGCCGTAGAAGCAGGCGAAAACCTTGGCTTCCTGCCCGGAGATTTAAAGGAAAAGATAGACCCCTATCTGCGCCCTGTATATGATGCCTTAGAAGACCTGATTCCTGCCGAAAAACTTAAATTTTATCAGGAGCGAAATATCATTGAGATTGCCCCCATCGCCTTTATGCGCGGCAGAACACTGAACCATGCCTTTATCCTCATAGATGAAGCGCAAAATACGACTGCCATGCAAATGAAAATGATTCTTACCCGTTTGGGGCCTCATTCTCAAATGATTATCACAGGCGACCGCTCCCAAATTGACTTGCCGCGCAAGCAGCGTTCGGGCTTGGTTGAAGCACTGAAAATTCTGCAAGGCATTGAAGGTATCGGCATTGTTGAGCTGCACGAGCGCGATGTTGTGCGCCATAAACTCGTAAAGAAGATTATTGCAGCCTACGACCGCTACGAGAAAAAAAGCGACGAGGAAGAAACAGACTAA
- the pyk gene encoding pyruvate kinase — MMTENYNRTKIVATVGPASNSREKLRELMLAGVDVFRLNFSHGSHEDHLKVIRLIRELNEEMEMTVAILQDLQGPKIRLREVENNGIMVEAGEKVVIAYEKGIGTKARLTSTYNLAKDVKPGEPILIDDGNLEFVVDSVTETEVFATVVYGGLIKSKKGINLPNTLVSEPSLTPKDMEDLMFGLANNVDWVALSFVRQAEDLNDLRRIINESGKVTKIIAKIETPHALKNIDGIIAATDAIMVARGDLGVEIPMEEVPLWQKKIVQKCVEQAKPVIVATQMMESMITNPRPTRAEANDVANAVLDGTDAVMLSAETASGKYPVEAVKSMVRILTAAENHGGIYNKYHDVPKEGNKNEYSANMIGHAACRLAELTEAKALICITRSGYSAFQLSSRRPNAGIFVFTENKHLLTTLNLLWGVRCFYYDKFQSTRLTLEATEKILVSKGYLRQGDLFISTATTPMSEESRRTNMLKLHWVE, encoded by the coding sequence ATGATGACTGAGAATTACAACAGAACAAAGATAGTTGCAACCGTAGGCCCTGCCTCCAACTCCCGCGAAAAATTACGCGAACTTATGCTGGCAGGTGTAGATGTTTTCCGTTTGAACTTTTCGCACGGCAGCCACGAAGACCACCTGAAAGTTATTCGGCTCATTCGTGAACTGAATGAGGAAATGGAAATGACTGTTGCCATTCTGCAAGACTTGCAAGGCCCCAAAATCCGCCTGCGCGAGGTAGAAAACAACGGTATTATGGTAGAAGCCGGCGAAAAGGTCGTTATTGCCTATGAAAAAGGCATTGGTACCAAAGCGCGCCTGACCTCTACTTACAACCTTGCCAAAGACGTGAAGCCCGGCGAGCCGATTCTGATTGATGACGGAAATTTGGAGTTTGTAGTAGATAGCGTTACCGAAACAGAAGTTTTTGCGACGGTTGTATATGGCGGCCTTATCAAATCAAAAAAAGGCATCAACCTGCCCAATACACTGGTTTCTGAGCCTTCTCTGACACCCAAAGACATGGAAGACCTGATGTTTGGGCTTGCCAACAATGTGGATTGGGTTGCCCTCTCTTTTGTACGTCAGGCAGAAGACCTCAACGACTTGCGCCGCATTATCAACGAAAGCGGCAAAGTAACCAAAATCATTGCCAAGATTGAAACCCCGCACGCGCTGAAAAATATTGACGGCATTATTGCGGCAACAGATGCCATCATGGTTGCACGCGGCGATTTGGGCGTAGAAATACCGATGGAAGAAGTGCCACTCTGGCAAAAGAAAATTGTGCAGAAATGCGTAGAACAGGCCAAACCTGTGATTGTTGCTACACAGATGATGGAGAGTATGATTACCAACCCGCGCCCGACACGTGCCGAAGCCAACGATGTTGCCAATGCCGTATTGGACGGAACGGATGCAGTTATGCTCAGCGCCGAAACTGCCAGCGGGAAATATCCTGTTGAAGCCGTTAAAAGTATGGTGCGCATACTGACAGCAGCAGAAAATCACGGCGGCATCTATAACAAATACCATGACGTGCCCAAAGAAGGCAACAAGAACGAGTACAGTGCCAACATGATTGGTCATGCTGCCTGCCGCTTGGCCGAGCTGACCGAAGCCAAAGCACTCATCTGTATCACCCGTTCAGGATACAGTGCTTTTCAGCTTTCCAGCCGACGACCCAATGCGGGCATATTCGTATTTACCGAAAATAAGCATCTGCTAACTACGCTGAACTTACTTTGGGGCGTTCGTTGTTTCTATTATGACAAATTTCAAAGTACACGCCTGACACTTGAAGCAACAGAAAAAATTCTCGTATCAAAAGGTTATTTGCGGCAGGGAGATTTATTTATCAGCACTGCTACTACACCTATGAGCGAAGAGTCGCGCCGGACAAACATGCTCAAATTACACTGGGTTGAGTAG